One window from the genome of Procambarus clarkii isolate CNS0578487 chromosome 90, FALCON_Pclarkii_2.0, whole genome shotgun sequence encodes:
- the LOC138359424 gene encoding uncharacterized protein, whose protein sequence is MLASKEASGTILASQEASGTILASQEASSIILASQEARSTILASQEASGTIIASQEASGTILASQEASGTILASQEARSTILASQEASGTILASQEASGTILASQEASGTILASQEVSGTILASQEARSTILASQEARSTILASQEARSTILASQEASGTILASQEASGTILESQEVSGTILASQEARSTILASQEARSTILASQEASGTILASQEASGTILASQEASGTILASQEASSIILASQEASSIILASQEARSTILASQEARSTILASQEARSTILASQEAIPPYTSKLSRVVFL, encoded by the coding sequence ATGTTAGCATCAAAGGAAGCTAGTGGTACCATACTAGCATCACAGGAAGCTAGTGGTACCATACTAGCATCACAGGAAGCTAGTAGCATCATACTAGCATCACAGGAAGCTAGAAGTACCATACTAGCATCACAGGAAGCTAGTGGTACCATAATAGCATCACAGGAAGCTAGTGGCACCATACTAGCATCACAGGAAGCTAGTGGCACCATACTAGCATCACAGGAAGCTAGAAGTACCATACTAGCATCACAGGAAGCTAGTGGTACCATACTAGCATCACAGGAAGCTAGTGGTACCATACTAGCATCACAGGAAGCTAGTGGTACCATACTAGCATCACAGGAAGTTAGTGGTACCATACTAGCATCACAGGAAGCTAGAAGTACCATACTAGCATCACAGGAAGCTAGAAGTACCATACTAGCATCACAGGAAGCTAGAAGTACCATACTAGCATCACAGGAAGCTAGTGGTACCATACTAGCATCACAGGAAGCTAGTGGTACCATACTAGAATCACAGGAAGTTAGTGGTACCATACTAGCATCACAGGAAGCTAGAAGTACCATACTAGCATCACAGGAAGCTAGAAGTACCATACTAGCATCACAGGAAGCTAGTGGTACCATACTAGCATCACAGGAAGCTAGTGGTACCATACTAGCATCACAGGAAGCTAGTGGTACCATACTAGCATCACAGGAAGCTAGTAGCATCATACTAGCATCACAGGAAGCTAGTAGCATCATACTAGCATCACAGGAAGCTAGAAGTACCATACTAGCATCACAGGAAGCTAGAAGTACCATACTAGCATCACAGGAAGCTAGAAGTACCATACTAGCATCACAGGAAGCTATACCACCGTACACTAGTAAACTATCCAGAGTGGTATTTCTGTAA